Proteins encoded in a region of the Bacillus methanolicus genome:
- the sirA gene encoding sporulation inhibitor of replication protein SirA, giving the protein MRTYTLYLIEDEFAFHYFGRERMFYQLFKEYKNSNGNLKAILEMQINYITKPIPTFCLQQLIHQKLNKNKDFYIEDGIYYIKKGSKSSWARLEFCDRFLKLDSKGSYDAETVFFEVLRKCESSFLAVDLDHHRYGWLNPIKERKFV; this is encoded by the coding sequence TTGAGAACGTATACTCTTTATTTAATAGAAGATGAGTTTGCATTTCATTATTTTGGTAGAGAACGCATGTTTTATCAATTGTTTAAGGAATATAAGAATTCAAATGGAAATCTTAAAGCCATTCTTGAAATGCAGATCAACTATATTACCAAGCCTATTCCAACGTTTTGCCTTCAACAGCTGATACATCAAAAATTAAATAAAAACAAAGATTTTTACATAGAAGATGGAATATACTACATAAAAAAGGGCAGCAAAAGTAGTTGGGCAAGGCTTGAATTTTGCGACCGATTCTTAAAATTAGACTCTAAAGGAAGCTATGATGCGGAGACGGTGTTTTTTGAAGTACTCCGCAAATGCGAATCATCCTTTTTAGCTGTAGACTTGGACCATCACCGTTATGGCTGGCTAAACCCAATAAAAGAAAGAAAATTTGTTTAA
- a CDS encoding YneF family protein has product MWDLILVGILALLAGVALGFFIARKYMMSYLKKNPPINEQMLKMLMMQMGMKPSQKKINQMMNAMNKQLK; this is encoded by the coding sequence ATGTGGGATCTCATTCTAGTTGGTATACTGGCACTTTTGGCCGGTGTAGCACTAGGATTTTTCATTGCTCGAAAATATATGATGAGCTACTTAAAGAAAAATCCGCCAATTAATGAACAAATGCTAAAAATGTTGATGATGCAGATGGGAATGAAGCCGTCGCAAAAGAAAATCAATCAAATGATGAACGCCATGAATAAGCAGTTAAAATAA
- a CDS encoding DUF3006 domain-containing protein, with protein sequence MKGIVDRFKGDLVVVEINGKTREQLSKSFFPAEIKIGDVVEIVGDKIIILKEETEKLR encoded by the coding sequence GTGAAGGGAATAGTTGACCGATTTAAAGGAGATTTAGTGGTAGTTGAAATTAATGGGAAAACCAGAGAACAACTATCCAAAAGTTTTTTTCCTGCAGAAATTAAAATTGGTGACGTAGTTGAGATTGTTGGAGATAAAATAATTATACTAAAAGAAGAAACTGAGAAACTTCGTTAG
- the tkt gene encoding transketolase, with protein sequence MDQLSITSIRTLSIDAIEKANSGHPGMPMGAAPMAYTLWTRYMNHNPKNPNWFNRDRFVLSAGHGSMLLYSLLHLSGYDVTMDDIKQFRQWGSKTPGHPEYGHTPGVDATTGPLGQGIAMAVGMAMAERHLAAVYNKDNYQIINHYTYSICGDGDLMEGVSAEAASLAGHLRLGRLIVLYDSNDISLDGELNRSFSESVEMRFKSYGWQYIRVEDGNDLEAIAKAIEEAKQDETRPTLIEVKTIIGYGSPNRAGTSDIHGSPLGAEERKLTKEAYKWTFEEDFYVPQEVYNHFKQNVLERGEAKEQEWNELFAQYKKEYPELGKQLEQAINGELPEGWDKDIPVYEVGKSVASRASSGEVLNAIAKNLPSFIGGSADLASSNKTTIKGAGDYSPESFEGKNIWFGVREFAMGAALNGMALHGGLKVFGGTFFVFSDYLRPAIRLAALMKLPVIYVFTHDSIAVGEDGPTHEPVEQLASLRAMPNLSVIRPADGNETAAAWRLAVESKDKPTALVLSRQNLPTLKGTAETAYDGVSKGAYVVSPADKDTPDALILASGSEVGLAVEAQARLAEEGIHVSVISMPSFDRFEAQSKEYKESVIPKNVKKRLVIEMASSLGLHRYAGDEGDVLAIDQFGASAPGEKIMEEYGFNVDNVVAKVKALLEQ encoded by the coding sequence ATTGATCAATTGTCAATAACCTCAATTCGTACACTTTCCATCGATGCGATTGAAAAGGCAAACTCCGGACATCCGGGCATGCCAATGGGAGCTGCACCGATGGCATACACTCTTTGGACAAGATATATGAACCATAATCCAAAGAATCCAAATTGGTTTAACCGCGATCGTTTTGTTCTTTCTGCAGGTCATGGATCAATGCTGCTATACAGCTTGCTTCATCTGTCAGGATACGACGTAACGATGGATGATATTAAACAATTCCGCCAATGGGGCAGCAAAACACCTGGACATCCTGAGTACGGACATACACCTGGGGTTGATGCCACAACAGGTCCGTTAGGACAAGGTATTGCTATGGCAGTTGGAATGGCGATGGCTGAGCGTCATTTGGCAGCGGTATATAATAAAGATAATTACCAAATTATTAACCATTATACATATAGTATTTGTGGTGATGGTGATTTAATGGAAGGTGTTTCTGCTGAAGCAGCTTCTTTAGCCGGTCATTTAAGACTGGGCCGCTTGATTGTTTTGTATGATTCCAATGACATTTCTTTGGATGGAGAACTTAACCGTTCGTTCTCAGAAAGTGTGGAAATGCGTTTTAAATCGTATGGATGGCAGTACATCCGAGTTGAAGACGGCAATGACCTCGAAGCTATTGCGAAAGCAATTGAAGAAGCAAAACAGGATGAAACCCGTCCAACATTAATTGAAGTCAAAACCATTATTGGTTACGGTTCTCCGAATAGAGCCGGAACATCAGATATTCATGGGTCTCCTCTTGGTGCTGAAGAACGAAAGCTCACAAAAGAGGCTTACAAATGGACTTTCGAAGAAGACTTCTATGTTCCTCAGGAAGTTTATAATCATTTTAAACAAAATGTATTAGAACGAGGGGAAGCGAAAGAGCAGGAATGGAATGAGCTATTCGCTCAATATAAGAAGGAGTATCCTGAGTTAGGAAAACAGCTGGAACAAGCAATAAATGGCGAGCTTCCAGAAGGATGGGATAAAGATATCCCTGTTTATGAAGTAGGAAAAAGCGTTGCAAGTCGCGCTTCTTCCGGTGAAGTATTAAATGCGATTGCGAAAAACCTTCCTTCATTTATCGGAGGATCAGCAGACCTTGCAAGTTCTAATAAAACAACGATTAAAGGGGCAGGAGATTATTCACCGGAATCTTTTGAAGGCAAAAACATTTGGTTCGGTGTCCGTGAATTTGCAATGGGTGCAGCTTTGAACGGAATGGCTCTACATGGCGGATTAAAAGTATTTGGCGGTACATTCTTTGTATTCTCTGATTATTTGCGTCCGGCAATCCGTCTTGCAGCATTAATGAAGCTTCCTGTAATATACGTATTTACTCATGACAGCATTGCAGTCGGAGAAGACGGGCCAACACATGAGCCGGTTGAACAACTTGCTTCTTTACGGGCAATGCCAAATCTTTCTGTTATCCGTCCTGCCGATGGAAATGAAACAGCGGCTGCATGGAGATTGGCAGTTGAATCAAAAGATAAGCCAACTGCTTTAGTTTTGTCACGCCAAAATCTCCCAACATTAAAAGGAACTGCAGAAACTGCTTATGATGGAGTTTCAAAGGGTGCTTATGTTGTGTCGCCAGCAGACAAAGATACTCCTGATGCACTGATCCTTGCTTCTGGTTCGGAAGTTGGCCTTGCAGTAGAAGCCCAAGCACGTCTTGCGGAGGAAGGAATACACGTATCTGTTATTAGCATGCCTTCGTTTGATCGTTTTGAGGCTCAATCCAAGGAGTATAAAGAAAGTGTCATTCCTAAAAATGTCAAGAAACGTTTAGTGATTGAAATGGCTTCATCTTTAGGCTTGCACCGTTACGCCGGAGATGAGGGCGACGTATTGGCAATTGACCAATTCGGAGCTTCGGCACCTGGCGAAAAAATTATGGAAGAATACGGATTTAATGTAGATAATGTTGTTGCAAAAGTAAAAGCTTTGCTTGAACAATAA
- a CDS encoding IS4 family transposase — translation MITKKDTFAQLPKELERRFSELNIGKHLRKARITKGFGYSCLSIFRLIFLLVFQYKNWFQALQSKKAVDLPKKDTIYRFLNSSTYAWRTFLLSLCQDLTGRIKKLTSNNRVKVFIVDDSLFSRNRSKSVELLSRVFDHTEKRFYKGFQLLTLGWSDGYSFLPVDFALLSSAKKENQLNGVDESIDKRTSGYKRRLEAQQDKPSVVSALLDHALNAGITADYVLMDTWFTHEPLIEKITDKGLFVIGMVKQLKQRYFIDGEAHTLDELFKKAKRTMEKKDLLGSIHVHLAKGRQVKIVFVRNRNKKSEWLAILSTDTTLSDEEIVRIYGMRWDIETFFKCTKSLLNLAKEFQGRSYDLLISHTTIVFTRFILLEWERRQNNDPKTIGNLFFLLCEDVKDMNLESALNQLLAIFQTLAEANVCLNMELFKSKVQEWIASLPNYIKRCLTISVCES, via the coding sequence ATGATAACGAAAAAAGATACTTTTGCACAACTACCAAAAGAACTTGAACGAAGATTTTCTGAATTAAATATAGGCAAACATTTGAGAAAAGCGAGAATTACTAAGGGATTTGGTTATTCATGCTTATCTATTTTCCGTCTTATTTTTTTGCTTGTTTTCCAATATAAAAATTGGTTTCAAGCACTTCAAAGTAAGAAAGCCGTGGACTTACCTAAAAAAGATACGATCTACCGTTTTCTAAATTCATCTACTTATGCTTGGCGAACTTTTTTACTTTCCTTATGTCAAGATCTTACTGGACGTATAAAAAAGCTTACATCAAACAACAGAGTGAAGGTGTTTATTGTTGATGATTCACTCTTTTCACGCAACCGAAGCAAGTCTGTTGAACTTCTTTCACGAGTATTTGATCATACAGAGAAACGATTCTATAAGGGGTTTCAGTTGCTTACTCTTGGTTGGTCTGATGGATATTCTTTTCTACCTGTAGACTTTGCTTTATTGAGTTCAGCGAAAAAGGAAAATCAACTTAACGGGGTCGATGAATCCATTGATAAACGCACTTCCGGCTACAAGCGTCGTCTTGAAGCACAACAAGATAAGCCGAGCGTTGTCTCTGCTTTATTGGATCATGCCTTAAATGCAGGAATTACAGCTGATTATGTGTTAATGGATACTTGGTTTACGCATGAGCCTTTGATTGAAAAAATCACGGATAAAGGTTTATTTGTCATTGGTATGGTCAAGCAGCTAAAACAACGTTATTTCATAGATGGTGAAGCCCATACGCTGGATGAACTCTTTAAAAAAGCAAAGCGTACCATGGAAAAGAAAGACCTACTCGGTTCGATCCATGTTCATCTTGCAAAAGGACGACAAGTCAAGATTGTATTCGTGCGTAACCGCAATAAAAAGAGTGAATGGTTAGCCATTTTGAGTACAGATACCACACTTTCAGATGAAGAAATTGTGCGTATTTACGGGATGCGCTGGGACATCGAAACATTTTTCAAGTGTACCAAATCATTGCTTAACCTAGCAAAAGAATTTCAAGGTCGTTCGTATGATCTGTTGATTAGTCATACAACGATTGTGTTTACTCGCTTTATACTCTTAGAGTGGGAGCGTAGACAAAACAACGATCCTAAAACGATTGGAAATCTCTTTTTTCTATTATGTGAAGATGTAAAAGATATGAATCTAGAGAGTGCATTGAATCAATTACTAGCGATCTTCCAAACATTAGCAGAAGCTAATGTTTGTTTGAACATGGAATTATTTAAAAGTAAAGTACAAGAATGGATTGCGTCTTTACCCAATTACATCAAGAGATGTCTGACAATATCTGTGTGCGAAAGTTGA
- the istA gene encoding IS21 family transposase has protein sequence MYISINVETDFEIKSLEDLPKLKQLMEHLKMKINKSQLARDLGVDRRTIDKYLNGFVPKRTRKKPSKIDEYYEIIAALLSEDAKQKFYYRRVLWQYLKDNHGLDCAASTFRAYIAKTPEFNAYFEEDKRIPSPKGTARFETPIGKQAQLDWKESIPFETKDGQNVEINVAVLILSHSRFRTFLMSISKSQSVLFSFLTETFEALGGVPAEIITDNMKTIMDEARTEHSPGRVNAKFAQFAKDFGFEMKPCIAGRPRTKGKVETTMKILDEIHAYQGQLTLEELHQFVQDLSHRVNHEVHQGTGKIPAIEFKKERNHLLQLPTEKVRDSYRIKHTLVKVNASNMISYKSNQYSVPAQYQGKKVGLQVYDNQLWIYYNTELIAQHPISNKKLNYQEAHYQEALGVSMPNYPDIDDLAKRNLATIGEVYK, from the coding sequence ATGTACATATCGATAAATGTGGAAACTGATTTTGAGATTAAGAGTCTTGAAGATTTACCAAAATTAAAACAACTAATGGAGCATTTGAAGATGAAAATTAATAAAAGTCAATTAGCTAGAGATCTAGGTGTAGATCGTAGAACCATTGATAAATATTTAAATGGATTTGTTCCTAAACGTACACGAAAGAAGCCTTCCAAAATTGATGAATACTATGAAATCATTGCTGCACTACTTTCGGAAGATGCTAAGCAGAAGTTTTATTATCGTCGTGTGCTATGGCAGTATTTAAAGGATAATCATGGACTGGATTGTGCAGCATCGACGTTCCGAGCGTATATTGCGAAAACGCCCGAATTTAATGCTTACTTTGAAGAGGATAAACGAATTCCTTCTCCTAAAGGCACAGCACGTTTTGAAACGCCTATAGGAAAACAAGCACAATTGGATTGGAAAGAGAGTATTCCTTTTGAAACAAAGGATGGTCAGAACGTTGAAATCAATGTTGCAGTACTGATTCTATCTCATTCACGTTTCAGAACTTTCCTAATGAGTATTTCTAAGTCACAAAGTGTCCTGTTTTCCTTCTTAACAGAAACATTCGAAGCTCTTGGAGGGGTGCCAGCTGAAATCATCACGGATAATATGAAAACCATTATGGATGAGGCAAGAACAGAACATTCCCCAGGAAGAGTAAATGCCAAGTTTGCACAATTCGCTAAGGATTTTGGTTTTGAGATGAAGCCATGCATTGCTGGACGTCCACGGACAAAAGGAAAAGTCGAAACCACAATGAAAATATTAGATGAAATTCATGCTTATCAAGGTCAGTTGACCTTGGAAGAATTACATCAATTTGTGCAAGATTTATCTCATCGAGTGAACCATGAGGTCCACCAAGGAACTGGAAAAATTCCTGCGATAGAATTCAAAAAAGAAAGGAATCACCTACTCCAGTTACCAACTGAGAAAGTAAGAGATTCCTATCGGATCAAACATACGCTTGTAAAAGTAAATGCATCCAACATGATTTCCTACAAATCAAACCAATACTCGGTACCAGCACAGTACCAAGGAAAGAAAGTAGGCTTACAAGTGTATGATAATCAATTATGGATTTATTATAACACGGAACTGATTGCGCAACACCCAATAAGTAATAAGAAATTAAATTATCAGGAAGCACATTATCAAGAAGCCTTGGGCGTTTCCATGCCGAATTATCCGGATATTGATGATCTAGCGAAACGGAATTTAGCAACGATTGGGGAAGTGTATAAATAA
- a CDS encoding DUF896 domain-containing protein: MLSKELIARINALANKAKTSGLTEEEAKEQSKLRRQYLESFRSSMLATLKGVTIVDPLGNDVTPEKLKQLQKKDRLH, from the coding sequence ATGCTGTCAAAAGAATTAATTGCGAGAATTAATGCATTAGCAAATAAAGCAAAAACATCAGGCTTGACGGAAGAAGAAGCTAAAGAGCAGTCAAAGCTTCGACGCCAGTATTTGGAATCATTTCGTTCTTCGATGCTAGCTACCTTAAAAGGTGTGACAATCGTTGATCCATTGGGTAATGACGTAACTCCCGAAAAGCTGAAACAATTGCAAAAAAAGGATCGTTTGCATTAA
- a CDS encoding YneB family resolvase-like protein: METRNGKKAIIYCRVSTSKETQETSLKRQEEELTQLAVKYGFQVIRVIKEQASGYELEREGMLELLETINEDRDISAILIQDETRLGRGNTKIVLLHCILKEGVKLYTISHNGELQLSEADSLVLKIVGMVEEYQRKLHNIKIKRGMKRAVKNGYKPENNLKNIGENAGRERKEVPIEEIVRLRKNDLTFAEIAATLRGFGYDVSKATVHRRYQEYKEMESN, encoded by the coding sequence ATGGAGACAAGAAACGGGAAAAAAGCAATAATCTATTGCCGTGTAAGCACATCGAAAGAAACACAGGAAACGTCCTTGAAACGGCAGGAAGAAGAGTTAACGCAGCTTGCAGTCAAGTATGGGTTCCAAGTTATAAGAGTGATTAAAGAGCAGGCAAGCGGGTATGAACTTGAGCGTGAAGGAATGCTGGAACTCCTGGAAACAATAAATGAGGACAGGGACATAAGCGCAATCCTTATACAAGATGAAACGAGACTTGGAAGAGGAAATACAAAAATCGTATTGCTGCATTGCATCTTAAAAGAAGGCGTTAAATTATACACGATCTCTCATAATGGGGAACTTCAATTATCAGAAGCTGATTCGTTGGTATTGAAAATTGTCGGAATGGTGGAAGAATACCAGCGAAAATTACATAATATAAAGATTAAGCGGGGCATGAAACGGGCAGTAAAAAACGGATACAAGCCGGAAAACAATTTGAAAAATATTGGTGAAAACGCCGGAAGAGAAAGAAAAGAAGTTCCGATTGAGGAGATCGTCCGGCTCAGAAAAAATGATTTAACGTTCGCAGAAATTGCAGCTACGCTGAGAGGATTTGGCTATGATGTTTCGAAAGCGACTGTTCATAGAAGGTATCAAGAATATAAGGAAATGGAATCCAATTAG
- a CDS encoding ABC transporter transmembrane domain-containing protein — MKVFIDLMWFFKQEKKAYITGTLLLLTVAFLEIVPPKIIGIVVDHIVNGTLTGGILLKWIGVLIATGLLVYSLRYYWRIMIFGSAVKLSQLLRDQLFKHFTDMSQSFYQKRRIGDLMAHATNDLQAIQQTAGLGVLTLIDSLATGGFVIIAMAVTISWKLTLIALIPMPFMALLTNWYGTLLHKYFHKAQEAFSSLNDKTQESITGIKVIKTFGQEREDIEDFRDKSEDVVEKNILVAKVDSLYDPTISLIVGISFFLSVVFGSIYVLNGSLSIGELVSFTTYLGLLIWPMLAFGWLFNIVERGRASYDRVSALLAEKPEIEDKEDAFDNVPTGDIEYKIRTYSYPNEMKPVLKDIFFRIKKGETVGIVGKTGAGKTTLLKLLIREFEGFDGTILFGNVPLSDYKLQTLRKAIGYVPQDHFLFSATVSENIAFGKPGASKKEIIEAAKTAYIHHDILEFTEGYETVVGERGVSLSGGQKQRISIARALLLDPEVLILDDSLSAVDAKTEEAILTALKENREGKTTIITAHRLSSIQHANFIIVLEDGKIVQHGTHEELMLEEGWYKDMYLRQQLEELVEHGG; from the coding sequence ATGAAAGTATTTATTGATTTGATGTGGTTTTTTAAGCAGGAAAAAAAAGCTTATATTACAGGTACGCTGCTGCTTTTGACAGTAGCTTTTTTAGAAATTGTTCCACCAAAGATAATTGGAATCGTTGTTGACCATATTGTGAATGGGACGTTAACTGGCGGGATACTGCTCAAATGGATAGGCGTTTTAATAGCGACAGGTCTTCTCGTGTATTCATTGCGTTATTATTGGAGAATCATGATCTTTGGATCCGCTGTGAAACTTTCACAGCTGTTGAGAGATCAGTTATTTAAGCATTTTACGGATATGTCGCAATCTTTTTATCAAAAGCGGCGCATTGGAGATTTAATGGCCCATGCGACAAATGATCTGCAGGCGATCCAGCAAACAGCAGGTCTCGGAGTCCTTACCCTTATTGATTCGCTTGCGACAGGCGGTTTTGTTATTATCGCCATGGCAGTTACGATCAGTTGGAAGCTGACCCTTATCGCATTAATACCCATGCCGTTTATGGCTTTGTTGACGAACTGGTATGGAACGCTTTTACATAAGTATTTCCATAAAGCCCAGGAAGCATTTTCATCGTTAAATGATAAAACGCAGGAAAGTATAACAGGAATCAAAGTGATTAAGACGTTTGGCCAAGAAAGAGAGGATATTGAAGATTTCCGGGATAAGTCAGAAGATGTAGTGGAAAAGAATATTTTAGTTGCGAAGGTGGATTCCTTATATGATCCAACGATTTCCCTCATTGTTGGCATCTCGTTTTTTTTATCGGTCGTGTTCGGGTCAATTTATGTACTTAATGGTTCCCTTTCAATTGGTGAACTTGTTTCCTTTACGACGTATCTAGGCTTGCTCATTTGGCCGATGCTTGCTTTCGGATGGCTGTTTAATATAGTGGAAAGAGGAAGGGCGTCTTATGATCGTGTTTCTGCCTTGCTGGCTGAAAAACCTGAAATTGAGGATAAGGAAGATGCGTTCGATAACGTTCCAACAGGTGATATTGAATATAAGATCCGAACTTATTCCTATCCTAATGAAATGAAGCCGGTGTTAAAAGATATTTTCTTTAGGATAAAAAAAGGGGAAACAGTAGGGATTGTCGGAAAAACCGGTGCAGGAAAAACAACACTGTTAAAGCTTTTAATTCGTGAATTTGAAGGCTTTGATGGAACGATTCTTTTCGGGAATGTGCCATTAAGTGATTATAAGCTGCAAACTTTGAGAAAAGCAATTGGCTATGTTCCACAGGACCATTTTCTATTTTCGGCAACAGTTAGTGAAAACATTGCATTTGGAAAACCAGGTGCTTCTAAAAAGGAGATTATCGAAGCAGCAAAAACAGCATATATTCATCATGATATTCTAGAATTTACTGAAGGGTATGAAACGGTTGTCGGAGAACGTGGAGTTTCTTTATCAGGCGGACAGAAGCAGCGTATTTCCATTGCGCGAGCTTTGTTATTGGATCCTGAAGTTTTGATTCTTGATGATTCTCTTTCAGCTGTTGATGCCAAGACAGAAGAAGCGATTCTTACTGCTTTGAAAGAAAACAGAGAAGGGAAAACGACAATCATAACGGCCCACCGATTAAGCTCCATCCAGCATGCAAATTTTATTATCGTTCTTGAAGACGGTAAAATTGTTCAGCACGGTACCCACGAGGAACTGATGCTTGAAGAAGGATGGTATAAGGATATGTACTTACGACAGCAGCTCGAAGAATTAGTGGAGCATGGAGGATAA
- the ltrA gene encoding group II intron reverse transcriptase/maturase, translating to MESQESLIDRILDPDNLNKAFKRVKKNKGAAGVDGKDIEATHLYLKEEGYKLVQLIREGKYKPKPVRRVEIPKPNGGKRKLGIPTVTDRIFQQAVVQKLTPIFEKQFSPYSYGFRPNRSAHQAIEQARQYIEDGYNIVVDIDLEKFFDRVQHDKLMSLVAKTITDKPTLKLIRRYLQAGIMENGLVKPNIEGTPQGGPLSPLLSNIMLNELDKELERRGLRFVRYADDCNIFVKSMKAGERVKTGISKFIEKKLKLKVNQEKSAVGKPSARIFLGVSFYRKQNEIRVFVPQQRKERFETKLKKLTNRNWGVSMEERIQKINQLVQGWGNYFKIADIKTYAIKTDSHIRRRLRACRWKEWKKVKTKYRNLLKLGISEEEAWKNANTRKGYWRISNNPIINLALNNRYWQEQGLKSLATVIS from the coding sequence ATGGAATCACAAGAAAGCTTAATTGATAGGATATTAGACCCTGACAACCTGAATAAAGCCTTCAAGAGGGTTAAGAAAAACAAAGGAGCAGCCGGTGTCGATGGGAAAGATATAGAAGCTACTCACCTTTACTTGAAGGAGGAAGGATATAAACTTGTCCAACTCATAAGAGAAGGGAAATACAAACCAAAACCAGTAAGAAGGGTTGAAATTCCAAAGCCTAACGGTGGGAAAAGAAAGCTAGGCATTCCGACCGTCACCGACCGCATTTTCCAACAAGCCGTAGTCCAAAAACTTACGCCCATATTTGAGAAACAGTTTAGTCCCTATAGCTATGGTTTCAGACCAAACAGAAGCGCCCACCAAGCAATTGAGCAGGCAAGACAATATATCGAAGATGGATACAACATTGTGGTAGATATAGACTTAGAAAAATTTTTTGATCGGGTTCAACATGATAAACTCATGTCCTTAGTCGCTAAAACAATCACAGACAAACCAACTTTGAAACTCATTAGAAGATATTTACAAGCTGGGATTATGGAAAATGGCCTGGTAAAGCCGAACATAGAAGGAACCCCGCAAGGAGGACCGTTAAGTCCGCTTTTGAGCAATATCATGTTGAATGAGTTAGATAAGGAATTAGAACGAAGAGGACTTCGGTTTGTCAGATACGCAGACGACTGCAATATCTTCGTCAAAAGCATGAAAGCGGGAGAAAGAGTGAAAACAGGAATTTCTAAGTTTATTGAGAAGAAGCTCAAACTGAAGGTCAATCAGGAGAAAAGCGCAGTGGGAAAGCCGAGTGCACGGATATTCTTAGGAGTAAGTTTCTATCGGAAACAGAATGAGATAAGGGTATTCGTGCCACAGCAAAGAAAGGAAAGGTTTGAAACAAAGTTAAAGAAATTAACCAATCGGAACTGGGGCGTCAGTATGGAAGAACGAATCCAGAAGATAAACCAATTGGTACAAGGCTGGGGGAATTACTTTAAAATTGCAGATATCAAGACATACGCAATTAAAACTGATTCACACATCCGTCGTAGGCTGAGGGCATGCCGATGGAAAGAGTGGAAAAAGGTCAAAACGAAATACCGAAACCTGTTAAAACTCGGTATTTCTGAGGAGGAAGCATGGAAAAACGCTAACACCCGGAAAGGATATTGGCGAATTTCCAACAACCCTATCATTAATCTTGCCTTAAATAATCGATATTGGCAAGAGCAAGGTTTGAAATCCCTCGCAACTGTGATTTCATAA